In one window of Siphonobacter curvatus DNA:
- a CDS encoding UDP-2,3-diacylglucosamine diphosphatase has translation MEVRTHFRTIVLSDIHLGSKGSKAREVTAFLKQYTCDKLLLNGDIIDGWQLKKYGNTWKKKHTGFFRQVLKMIEQYDTKVIYLRGNHDDFLDHVLPLRVGKYFSIRRDYILKTHLNQHYYVTHGDIFDRITTHLKWLAYVGDVGYNLLLGINKFYNHWRAWRGLPYYSLSQEIKHKVKAAVNYISDFEEKLADLAQSKGCTGIICGHIHQPSIRMIGNVQYLNSGDWVESLTALVEDHEGVWNLLYYTPTTVDNKEEENSTEEEDDQQEDLLKSLISLSAMKE, from the coding sequence ATGGAAGTACGCACCCATTTTCGCACGATTGTCCTTTCGGATATACATTTAGGTTCAAAAGGGTCGAAAGCCCGCGAAGTAACCGCCTTTCTCAAACAGTACACCTGTGACAAGTTGTTGCTTAATGGTGACATCATCGATGGCTGGCAATTGAAGAAATACGGAAATACCTGGAAGAAAAAACATACGGGCTTTTTTCGGCAGGTGCTCAAAATGATCGAACAGTACGATACAAAGGTCATTTATCTGCGGGGCAACCACGATGATTTTCTGGACCACGTCTTACCGTTACGCGTGGGCAAATACTTTTCCATCCGCCGCGACTATATTCTTAAAACCCACCTTAACCAGCATTACTACGTCACGCACGGTGACATTTTCGACCGCATCACGACGCATTTGAAATGGCTGGCTTACGTGGGCGACGTCGGGTACAACCTGCTGCTGGGCATCAATAAATTCTACAATCACTGGCGAGCCTGGCGAGGGTTGCCGTATTATTCGCTTTCGCAGGAAATCAAACACAAGGTGAAAGCGGCGGTCAACTACATTTCGGACTTTGAGGAAAAACTGGCGGATCTGGCTCAATCCAAAGGTTGTACCGGAATCATCTGCGGGCATATTCACCAGCCCTCCATTCGTATGATCGGAAATGTGCAGTACCTGAACTCGGGCGATTGGGTAGAATCCCTAACCGCTTTAGTGGAAGATCACGAAGGCGTCTGGAATCTGTTGTACTACACGCCAACCACCGTGGATAACAAAGAAGAGGAAAATTCGACCGAAGAAGAA
- a CDS encoding OmpA family protein: MRRLLLLALVGLASGAYAQQNPDYYNKKQDYEYRSVPTRTMGSPFERYTHYQITARYGVASPLGSLKDYTNATSKYHYQVAGEFIFPKNFSLGLQFNYSYFKERSPRQLYSEGDQDISAIQTRSLGATSLHVFGKYHFTGSNAPIRPYVLAGLGGTAMRNLTYFGYLEEGKNSVALSGQVGLGARFLFAKNGNFGADVQAAYFYSPFKSDYLSNVTNVSASAGLFYRWW, from the coding sequence ATGAGACGCTTGCTTTTGCTGGCATTGGTTGGACTAGCCTCTGGGGCGTACGCTCAACAAAACCCAGACTACTATAATAAAAAACAGGATTACGAATACCGTAGCGTACCAACCCGGACGATGGGATCTCCCTTCGAACGCTACACCCACTATCAGATTACCGCCCGTTACGGTGTCGCTTCCCCCCTGGGTAGTCTGAAAGATTATACGAATGCGACTTCCAAGTACCACTATCAGGTGGCCGGGGAGTTCATCTTTCCGAAAAATTTCTCGCTGGGCTTACAGTTTAATTACTCCTACTTTAAAGAGCGTTCACCCCGCCAGCTTTACAGCGAGGGAGACCAGGATATTTCGGCCATTCAGACGCGTTCCTTGGGTGCTACTTCCTTACACGTTTTCGGTAAATATCACTTCACGGGTTCGAATGCTCCCATACGACCGTATGTGTTAGCAGGACTCGGCGGTACGGCTATGCGGAATCTTACGTATTTTGGCTACCTGGAAGAAGGGAAGAATTCAGTGGCGTTAAGTGGACAGGTTGGCCTGGGGGCTCGGTTCCTGTTTGCGAAAAACGGGAACTTTGGAGCCGATGTACAGGCTGCTTACTTCTACTCGCCCTTCAAGAGCGATTACCTTTCGAATGTTACCAACGTTTCGGCATCGGCCGGACTATTCTATCGCTGGTGGTAA
- a CDS encoding DUF4136 domain-containing protein — protein MKRISKSLLLLVLSAGIWTACERDPVKDLDPNDSKVFITNHSNVDYKAYKTFSIPDSVLIVENDRSGRGAAVQDLVYIDRIAKNLIANGYTRVARTAKPDLEVTPARISYTQSGYVPTYNPWYDPYWGYGGYGGFGGIGYGYGYPMFYNYYSYNENYWYVRIADLKNISSDNKANVIWDAQIRGEGIYQESQITSLVDAIFAQSSYLKAN, from the coding sequence ATGAAACGCATCTCAAAATCACTTTTGCTCTTAGTGCTTAGTGCGGGGATCTGGACGGCTTGTGAACGCGATCCAGTGAAAGATCTCGACCCGAACGACTCGAAGGTATTCATTACCAACCACAGCAACGTCGATTACAAAGCCTATAAAACGTTTTCGATTCCTGATTCGGTGCTGATCGTTGAAAACGACCGGAGTGGCCGGGGAGCAGCCGTACAGGATTTGGTATACATTGATCGGATTGCGAAAAACTTGATCGCTAATGGCTATACGCGAGTGGCCCGTACGGCCAAGCCGGATCTGGAAGTAACACCAGCCCGGATTTCGTATACGCAATCGGGCTACGTTCCTACGTATAACCCCTGGTACGATCCCTATTGGGGTTATGGCGGTTACGGTGGTTTCGGAGGGATTGGTTATGGCTACGGCTATCCCATGTTCTATAACTACTATTCGTACAACGAAAACTACTGGTACGTACGGATTGCTGATCTAAAGAACATCAGTTCGGATAATAAAGCCAATGTCATCTGGGATGCTCAGATTCGGGGTGAGGGAATCTACCAAGAATCGCAGATTACGAGTCTGGTGGATGCCATCTTCGCTCAGTCATCGTATTTAAAAGCCAATTAA